TTGATGAATTGTATGCTTGCCTGCTGACAAAAAGGCCGTCTAGGTTATGCTAtcaattctttttttatcatacaACTGGAAGTGAACCAACTGAACAATGTCTTTATATTTTCTCTATTTCAGTGCTGACATATAGAAGAATACCAGCAAATCTGTGTTTCATGGATGCTTTgctacaaacaacaacaaaaacaatctaGTTGATTgtcttaattgttttttaatttgcttctatCGTATTTCCCATGCAAACGCTGTCCTTTTTTTGGACTGCATTACTTTACTTTACAGCCAGACACATCACTACGATACTTACAAGCTATCCCACCCTCTGGGGTGTTACAAATGAAACTGCTCAGAGTCCAGTTCTGTTAAAAAGCAATTTTACCAGTGAAATCCCTAATCCCTTACTCTAAAATCCCTCTCAGAAGTGTTGCATTGTGACAGCAGAAGCAACTTTTTATGCTGCACATTATGGCCGCAATACATCAGGCGGGCATTCAAGAAGGGCACAGACATTCACAGAAAATACATTCACAGCCTCTCGAGTCGTTGGATAGTAGACTCAATCTGTAATGCACACACCTCAAGTTTGGCCTCTGGGAGCCAGATAGTGAGGACTTTGTCTTTGTGGCTCTGACAGGGAAACTGTTTGCAGTTTGTCTGTGTGCAATAGGGAACATTTATTGCGccaatttatttgttttatggaTACTTTTCTTTGGAAATGGCTGGGTTAGTTtctacattaataataataatgcaaaaagAGATTTAGTACAACATTgttcaacaacagcactatcACATGATTATGCACTGCATTACTTCTGAAAATGTCAGTTTCAAATGTCATTTTAGATTCAGTAGTTGATTTTCTTCAAGGAGTGGAGTTACTGTTTTATGTTTCTCCCTGTGGCTTGTTCATGATCTTTGCCTCTccctctgctgcagctctgctctcCTCCAGAGAAGATCCATCGAGGGTTAAAAGCACCTGGGATGAAATGCATCAAAGACGCTTTTGTGGACAAAAAGAAGGGGGAAGAATAAAAGCAAGGCTTGAAAGCAATGAATGGCCCACAAGGGGATAAAATGGCCTCGTGTCCATCAGGAGCTCATTTCATATTCCGCTCAGTCACGCCGGGCAGAAAGCAATCTCAGGTAACAGACCTTATGTTAATAACACATGAGTTGCCTCCTTTCAGAAAGACAAAAGCGGATGGAGGGCATTATACCAACTccatcctttcctcctcctccggcaCGTCGGAGGATTTCATCTGGAGAGAATAGTGTTGGTATTGTCCCTCTTGTCTGTGAAGGCTTGATTAGAGGAGCTTTTACACCATTTCAAAAGGTCTAGCATTGATGATTTCTATTGGCTTAACATATTGCCTATAATGAGACGGTGCAGAACCTTGCTCATTACCTGAATCTCAGGTCACTGTGGGAGTAATTGGGCAGATCTGTGCCAGCTTCAAAGCTGCAGGCTTCATTCATTAGGAAGACACCTTTCCAGTTGTTAAAGCCATTTCCTGTTCCTGCTCataagtgtttttttgcagaTATTCCTCCAGCACAGTGTCATTGTGATAGCatttgaaaatggaaataaCACATACGGAAAGTCTCACAAACTTGAAGAATAATGCAACTCTTCATTGCTATTCAAAACCTCTTTGACCAAGTGTGGTGTGATAACTGTGGCAAAACCCAATGAAAAGGGACTATAGTATATAGGTGGGAATAGACGAAGAAAGAGAAATAACAGCATGTTGTTCATTATTTCTGCTCCCTCTGAGATCTTCAAAGTTGGTAGTTCACTTGTGACGACGAGTGCCACCAGCAGGTGCAATTTATCCCCCATTAAAGagaacctattatgcttttgttctttttccctctcctttGTGTGTTATACTGTATAGATGTTGTGCATGTAAAGGGTCTTCAAAGTtttaaagcccaaagtccacgccaaagggagttactctcccccaccataacgtggtgatgtcaccaagtaacacattttgcataatatctgcctagcggctagtttggcacgccaaGCTCTCCTCGACTATAACGCAGttagagcggagtccaaagagtttggttcggttcaccaatcacaacagagtgggccaattgaccaatcagagcaggtgATGGGCATTTCGGTGGAGGTGTAGAGCTCAAACAAAGCGTTTCAGAATGAGGGTGAAaaaaggtgctgcagcacatttggtatgagaaaagtaaagtgttttttttaacattaaagtatgtaaacatattctagtagaaacccaaaatacaaatatgaacctgaaaatcagcataataggtcctctttaaaaaaaaaaaaaatgtaaagattCACTTCTCTCATGTGTTGGAAGATATTTTGCTGCCATGTCATCTTTATTCCTATCATTTTAGTGAAATAAATATACTCCAGATGTTTTTGGTCTTACATGTCTTACCTTGATGAAGAGGTTTCGAAAGAGCCAGCAGGTGCAAACAATACTTATTGGTTCATAATGTCAGTTATCTCTTCACATGAGGGCGGGTATAGAGGATTTAATATCAGGCAAGGTCCTGAGAGATTACATGTAGTCAATACTACTCTCACAGCTGACAACAAAAGGGATATTTTCTATACCATATGTGTGACGGAGTGTTTCCATGACAACTTCACATGATTTTCCCACAGTAAATCATTCAGAACATCCTGAAAGCTGCAGTTATGAGGCTTGTGATGGCAGCCTATGCataaaaaacagtaaacagaCAATAGCGTTTAATGTGTGTGCTGCATCTCATACCACATCTGACTTCACAGCTTACTACTGTAGCAACAGAGACAAGTCTAAATGGAAATCAATGCAAAACTATTCGACATTGCTACTGCTTTGGTTTGAAATCCCACTATTTTATCAGTGCTCCTTTTTAATGGCTGGAAAGACAATGTCACTTTTATTCACTATCGTTTTGTTGGAACTGTGACACTGTTTCTTTCAGCACAGTggaaatgctttatttttaaaatacccTTGGAGGCAGTTGGAGGTGGAAATTGCCCGCAGGTGTGCATGCATATAAAGCGGTAATGGGGACAGACGGACACAAAGCGCTGTTTGGGTGCTGTGCTCATGAAAGGGCAATCCGCTGATTGAGCTGTCACATTCACAGATGCAGTAATAAAACTAAGCAGGGCAATTACTGTAGATGGAGAACGGTAGGTAGCAGAGGGGGGGGCACGCAATATGTCCTCCCCTAAAATACCCTGATGGGAGACAACGAGACAAAGCAAATGTAGCCTTCTGTAATAAggctgaggggggaaaaaagggggGCTCAGTTAATGTTAACAAAGCTCTGACAAGCACAACAACATCTCACTGGATGTTAATGAAGCCATCACCTTATCTGTGGAACTTGCTTTTTATGTTACTGGCTGTCTACGCATATTGCCTTCTTTGAAAAATGAAAGCCCAAAACTACAACATTTATAACAACCATTTATCAAAGACTGTCGAACAGAGGGCAGATCAAGAGCACGATTTGGAATTTAGGGGAAAAGAAGAAAGAGCAGATAAACGAGCAGTGTGTCGGCTAGGATGACTTCTGATAATCAGGCATGTCTGGATAGAAATAAACTACTGCATTGCCATCTAGTGTACAAATACATGAATTACATAGGTTTGGtaaataaagtgtgttttttagaGCATAAGGGACACATTTTAATActgcaactagggctgtcacaatatcagatttttacTGCCAAAAGAAATCACTGTAtctatattattctatattatctatataacatttaaaaattataataatgctatcagtcataTTCATCTtgaactttgtttattgtgcgttttgtctcctttttggcaaatgaattaaactcaaaatacgagtgtagggagcTGGAGAgtgagagtctgtaaccataactgtacaaaagCGTGATTTAAGAGGCGATATTACGATATTATCATATGCGTATTATTTACATGATGTCGATATTTCACTTTTCAAATAATTAGGTAAAAAAGTTATCAATATTGCTATATTGCGACACCCCTAACTGCAACCCCAAAATGTTCTGATTATGTATGATTGTAAAATTAATaagcaaacaaacaagaaaatagGAATGTGAGCAAGCACAGGGCGacgttataataataataataataattgcacaCCAGCATTTCAACAGAGTTCAATAAAGAATTCTGACTGACTAGACCAATGCGATATGTTTACGGTCAATGCCTCCTATTAAATAACAGGAAGACGGGCTCAGGAGTGGATGAGGTAAGCATGATTACATTTATTACAAGTCTAGTCACATCAATAAGGAAAAGCTGTCATGCCCTCTGTGGAGCTCAGATGATGTGAAACTGTATGTAAATGAGGTAAACAGGGTAATAATAACAAATccgtatactgtatgtctaaagCCATAATTTATCATGCtttttcctgctctctctctatcctctATAAAAGCTGTTGTCTGTGGGGGTATGAGCTCAGAGTCCTGGGCCTCCAGCAAATATGAGCTCCAGGGCAGCCTGGATGTCACCATCTGTGGCCTGCAGCGCCCTCAGCATCAGCTCCTCATCCTGGATCCCCATGTCCCTGAGCTGCTGCATCTGGGACTGCCAGCGGCCCTggcaagacaaaaacacattcacCGAATACGCATTTTATCTAAAAAGACCAACTAAAGCACCAATCATTTTCAGTCCTGCCTCATTTTAGCTCTGCATAAATAACGTTACAGCTACAATACAGTACACCTTACACTGATAccacaaaaaatacaaatcctCTACCACTAAGGACAAGCAGGGCAGTTaccatttaaatattatttgatATTTCAAAGTACATTTCCTATGTGAGTTTCCAGCCTCACCTGTAGAGCAGACATGTTGGAGGCCTGCAGAGCTTGCTGTAGAGCTTGGCTGAAGAGATCGTTACTGACTGGGGTCCCTGCTGGCATGGGGGCTACGCCACTGGAAGGGTCCGCCTATatcaaagacagaaaagaaaaactaaagaTACATGTATTCATCTGCAATAATGTGCCAGAGATCATGTTTTCAATACGTATAAATGTCTTTAACGTGCCATATTTTAATCTTAAGTAAATTCTACACGTGTCTATCTTTTTCcagatgtaaataaatctcACCTGGCTTGAAGTCGTTGGAGTGACCGCGCTGCTGTCAGGAGTACTGGCGAGGGCCAAAGCTGTTGCCAGCTCGCTCTGCGTTATCGGTCGAGGCCCCGTCGCTCCGCTGTGGCTCAAAGACACCGGCCGTATTCCCGCCGAGCCTCCTGCTCTGTGGGAGGGACCTGCTGGGCTCCCCTGTTTAGACACACAGAAGTAGACCCTAGCATCATCAGTTGTCCTGTACATGATATCTGATGTTTAGTATCGAGCAGAGTGACTCACAGACTGGAAATCGTCCTCATCGTCAGACATGCCCTCAAACATGAAGCCCCCTGCCAGataaaaacaattattcatacatttgtagTGAGAACACGACAATAACGGATTGAAAACTGTTTTTTACGTTCAAAATTGCTACATATACTCTAGTTTAAAAGGGCAGACACTACATTGCCAGTAGATATCTGTTGCAatttatcaaaatattaaattactGTCTGCCTCAAATCAGTTGTTTCAATATCTGGATATAACTATTAGCGATTTTCTTGCCATAGATTCTTCCCCTTTTTACGTCCTTTGCTCACCTGGCATATCGCTGTATGAACTGGCGGAGACGTTGCGAGAAGAGCTGGCGCTGGACTGAGTGGGCATGCTGCCTGCCACAGAGTGCAGGACCAGGATGATGGCGTTGACGAGGGCCGGGTGTGAAGCGATCAATctagaaaaacagacagaaaagcaTAGATGTTGATTTAAATTACCTTCCacttgtgtgtctgtgctgtacTCACTTATTATGCATCACATCAGAGCCAATGACAAAGACACTCACACATCCAGCATGTTGGGGTCTGTGAACTGCACGAAGAGATCTTTGTCTTGGAGCACCCCTGGACAGATAAAGAGGGCGTTAGGGGGAAATGTTaccatttgcatatttgcatgGTACAATGAGATGGCATAGCAGTATTAATAAAACTCAGCAGGTCTTACCTAGGGCAACTGGGTCTGACCTGAGCCCCGGTGTAGCCACGATGATCTGATCCAGAGACTCTTTATTTGTCAGCATTTTATATACCTACGTGAGGGGAAAAGACAGGATGTCCTATTTGTaaatgtagcagcagcagtagtagaagAAAAATGAATTGTAACCTAGGAATAGTAGCAAAGAACAATATGTCTATTAAGGGTGGTTAAAACATTGTTTGAGTGCCGTGCTATGATTTAAAAGGTTTGTCAGCTGACAGCATCTGCTGTCGACACATATCTCCATCCACATCTGTGCCAATACCCATGGATAAATATCAATACAAAGGAGTAGCTCACAGTGTACCAGTTTATTATGTCAGAAGAATATGCCCATTTCCATCTGAATCATCCCTTTATCACACATGTTGTTGTTCAAAAACTGTTTGTGCCTTGTAGGTTCACGCCATGGAAAGCTGTCAGCCTGTTCCTGTTGAGGATTAATCTTTGACCAGCTCGTAGCTGCCCAGCGTCCTGATCACACGTACACTGAAATGCTGAAATCTAGGGTGATCCAACCAGAGGTAAACAGCTGTGAACACAGGTGTAACTGCACAGTGGAGGACAATCCATATCACCAAAGCCAAATAGTCTCCAGGTCAAGGATGTGTGTGTCCAAACATTTGTTTAGTGCAAACACCCCGATGCATTCCTGCATTCGGCAGTGAATGACAACCTAGAAAGCTACTAAACCCTACTGGATACAGTTTATTGTCAATGTCAGATAACTCAGACAACTTCGGATTGAAGAGAGGACAAATCCATATACCCATCTACCCTCGTCTCTAGCTTTATGGCAAATGTGCAAATATGTATTAAGCAACAGTCCCAGTTTTCCTACATAATTACAATTAGAAGAGAATTTAAATCTGATCACAAGAGGTCAATCAGGGCGCATTTCAAATATATTGTTAGTCAGGTCTGAATGTATCTgaatagaagaaaaacaaatctaaacCTGTTCCCCTCAGTTGTAACAAGAAGGATGATATGTTGTACTATTCTCTCAAAATAATGTTCTAAACTAAGCACCTAAGTAGATCAAATGCAACATAATTTTAACTATTTTCGATCAGAGACGGGTGTCACCGTGGGCAGcgcccctgtgtgtgtttttttctactCACTGAGTCTCTGTAGGCCGAGTtgagagagtgaagagctgcATGAAACACCCTGAACTCCCTGGCTGCAGTTGCTCTGTTCACAGGCTCtggaaaagaaacacacacacacacatgttcagaTTCAGCCAGCTTAAACACTATTTATTATCCAAtacttaaaaatgacaaacagacagacCTGAATTGCTCCCATGCTCCGGCCACATCTTTTTGAGGATGTGTAAGGTGGATCCTGGTTGAATCCCACAGGCATCCAGAGTTAAGTCGTCCTTAAGTTTCCGCCCACAGTGGACCAACTCTGATACGAGACATGAATAgagaacattttaaagacaaattaCAATATGTACACGACATAAATtgacagcacacaaacacagaaacacttaATTCACAGCTGATAAAAGATaatataagatattcctttattagtcctgcagtggggacatttgcagtgtgcagcagcaaaggggatagtgcaaaaaacaagatgcatcagctaacacaataaaaaagagctaaacaaagtgtaacaaaatatgaaccattaaaatagaaggaagtataaaaataggagcagtatatacagtattgacaataaactaAAGACTaaagactattaacaaaattgcacaagtggaaaatgatattgcacagtgagaatgaattaatgaaattccacctgaacaTATCAGGTTATTGTTAGTTTTTGGTGTaactatataatatattgtgCTGTGTAACACACCTATTAGTTCAGGGTCTGGGATGGAGTCTGGGATCTGTGCTGCCACAAGTTGTTTTAAAGTAGCAATTCTGTATCCTCCAGGTGGGACATCACCTGGCATCATGTCTGGGAAGTGGAAGGTGGATTTGGGGTGATCCACCAACTTCAAAGACAGGTGCCAGTCTGAAGAAGTCATCTCTATAccttttacacacaaacacaaacacaacattaacacAATTAAATCACTAAACCTCTTTGAAATTctttatatatgatatatctctcttattatttgtctttaaatgctgacatttagcTGTTTAAACAGGCTGATCCCCTTCTTTAGGAAGCAAATACATCACCAGAACACAGAAACACTGGGATTGCATCCCTGAGGTGCCAGACAACCTTCCTCAAGTATACAAATATCTCATAATAAACCATACTTGagaacaaaaatacacacaacatcaataaactattaaatattataaaatagattTCATAAGGGTTGAAATGAATcccctaaaaatgtatttagttaacTAACTACATGTGTTGATCAGTAATTACTGATGTGAGCCTGAGGTAGCTTATAATTATACATTATTAGATAACATAATGACACTTTGTTCACAACCAGATactatagaaaataaatacaatgtttttttaagagGAGGGACTCAAAACAAAACGAATTATCACCTTCATCTTTATCTTTTTGGGTTTATTTTGACATGAATAGTAACATTAGCAAACCTGCTCAACCCCAGTTAGCTGTTTAGCTTTATTGCTAAAAGAAAACTGTCTATTCGCTAAATTAAACATGAGCTATTCGTATATTATGCCTTGGTTTACAACAATCCTTTTGataacattacaataaatgTGAAACCTAAACGCCAGGACATGTGTATGTTTGTAAAAGAAGCGCTCACTCACTCACCCTTTTGTTGTTGACACTCTAgttcttttcctggttttagccACGTGGTCTGTGTTACGTTTACGTGCACTGTCCAAACATAGGAGCTTTCACTTCTCTGCGTCCttcactgtttttttaagaattggCAATCCAAATTCTtccctctcacagacacacacacacacacacacacttcaagacaaattaatgaatgaaagactttatttcgaacatgaaaaataaataaaaatagatacaaaaataataacaaacaaaacaagagtaatagtgttcCGAAAAGGAGtaagtagaagtaaaacttatatttttgtttattgtttatttgttttgcacaatttaagactatacaacat
Above is a genomic segment from Sebastes umbrosus isolate fSebUmb1 chromosome 2, fSebUmb1.pri, whole genome shotgun sequence containing:
- the ubl7b gene encoding ubiquitin-like protein 7b translates to MTSSDWHLSLKLVDHPKSTFHFPDMMPGDVPPGGYRIATLKQLVAAQIPDSIPDPELIELVHCGRKLKDDLTLDACGIQPGSTLHILKKMWPEHGSNSEPVNRATAAREFRVFHAALHSLNSAYRDSVYKMLTNKESLDQIIVATPGLRSDPVALGVLQDKDLFVQFTDPNMLDVLIASHPALVNAIILVLHSVAGSMPTQSSASSSRNVSASSYSDMPGGFMFEGMSDDEDDFQSGSPAGPSHRAGGSAGIRPVSLSHSGATGPRPITQSELATALALASTPDSSAVTPTTSSQADPSSGVAPMPAGTPVSNDLFSQALQQALQASNMSALQGRWQSQMQQLRDMGIQDEELMLRALQATDGDIQAALELIFAGGPGL